One part of the Carassius auratus strain Wakin unplaced genomic scaffold, ASM336829v1 scaf_tig00217679, whole genome shotgun sequence genome encodes these proteins:
- the LOC113102074 gene encoding cold shock domain-containing protein E1-like isoform X2 translates to MGSPWKGFVEFTLPASPPAAFLSADLNSTSPIGLSLSPYGRSCLTSPYLHLKMEAFESPVAAPTPSTSSQPIPRSASVSCHASRASGGKKQKRTPLYQRSMSFDPSLLHNNGHGGFANGTSMGIRETGVVEKLLASYGFIQCSERQARLFFHCSQYNGNLQELKIGDDVEFEVSSDRRTGKPIAVKLVKIKAEMLPEERISGQVGPDLHASPLTVLHGFIHPVVSAIPSHLDGKSAPGQVPTGSVCYERNGEVFYLTYTPDDIEGNVTLDTGDKVNFYMESNKHTGAVSAHNIVLVKKKQSRCQGVVCATKEAFGFIERGDVVKEIFFHYSEFKGDLEALQAGDDVEFSIKERNGKEVATDVRLLPQGTVIFEDISIETFEGTVNKVIPKVPNKNQNDPLPGRISARINFTDKELLFGEKDSKSKVTLLEGDHVQFNISTDRRDKLERATNIDILPDTFHFTKEAREMGVIAAMRDGFGFIKCVDRDARMFFHFSEVLEESQLHISDEVEFTVVPDMLSAQRNHAVRIKKLPKGTVSFHTQSELRFMGVVEKEAVPATTNKNSSPSKGKEKDAEEGSIAYEESGVKSTIPYYIKDLEGGAYPQLGDKVEFSISEVKRTGQQSAVSLKILNRAAGTKRLLGYIATLKDNFGFIETANHDQEIFFHYSEVCGDVDNMDLGDTVEYTLSKGKGNKISAEKVTKVAAVNGVEEDASNTMFLGKVVRPLRSVDPSQNDYQGLIEITEEDTSPGVSKGQSYPFGIVGMANKGDCLQKGEMVKFQLCTVAQTGQKMACNIVPQRRALVECVKDQFGFITYEVGESKKLFFHVKEVQDGLELQAGDEVEFSVILNQRTGKCSACNVRRVSEGPKPVATPRPDRLVNRLKSITLDDTNAPRLVIIRQPRGPDIQRASM, encoded by the exons ATGGGTAGTCCCTGGAAAGGTTTTGTCGAGTTTACCTTGCCGGCATCGCCACCTGCAGCATTCCTTAGCGCTGACCTGAACAGCACCTCGCCCATCGGGCTCAGCCTGTCACCCTACGGCCGATCT TGTCTCACCTCCCCCTACCTTCACCTGAAGATGGAGGCCTTTGAAAGCCCTGTTGCTGCCCCCACCCCCTCCACCTCAAGTCAGCCAATCCCCCGCTCCGCCTCAGTCTCATGCCATGCGTCTCGTGCATCAGGGGGCAAAAAACAAAAGCGGACCCCTTTGTATCAGCGATCT ATGAGTTTTGACCCCAGTCTGCTGCATAATAATGGCCATGGTGGCTTTGCCAATGGAACGAGCATGGGAATTCGTGAGACTGGAGTGGTTGAAAAACTGCTAGCATCATACGGCTTCATTCAGTGCTCTGAGAGACAAGCCCGCCTCTTCTTCCACTGCTCTCAGTACAACGGCAACCTGCAGGAGCTGAAGATTGGAG ATGATGTGGAGTTTGAGGTGTCGTCTGATAGACGCACTGGCAAACCAATTGCGGTGAAGCTGGTAAAAATCAAGGCAGAAATGTTGCCAGAAGAGCGAATTTCTGGGCAGGTGGGGCCTGACTTGCACGCCTCTCCTTTAACTGTGCTGCATGGTTTTATTCATCCA GTAGTGTCAGCTATCCCCTCTCACTTGGACGGGAAGTCTGCACCTGGCCAAGTGCCCACGGGCAGTGTGTGTTATGAGAGAAACGGG GAAGTGTTTTATTTGACCTACACCCCTGACGATATAGAAGGAAATGTAACTTTAGATACCGGCGATAAAGTCAATTTTTACATGGAGTCCAACAAGCA cactGGTGCTGTTAGTGCTCACAACATTGTATTGGTAAAGAAGAAACAGTCAAGATGTCAGGGAGTTGTTTGTGCCACCAAG GAGGCCTTTGGATTCATTGAACGAGGAGATGTTGTGAAGGAGATCTTCTTCCACTACAGTGAGTTTAAAGGAGATCTGGAAGCTCTTCAAGCTGGAGATGATGTGGAATTCAGcattaaagaaagaaat GGCAAGGAAGTGGCCACAGATGTGAGACTGTTGCCTCAGGGTACCGTTATATTTGAGGACATCAGTATTGAGACTTTTGAGGGAACTGTCAACAAGGTTATTCCCAAGGTCCCCAACAAGAATCAG aATGACCCACTGCCTGGGCGAATCAGTGCCAGAATTAATTTCACTGACAAAGAGCTGCTATTCGGTGAGAAGGACAGCAAGTCCAAAGTGACGCTGCTTGAGGGCGACCATGTCCAGTTCAATATATCCACTGACCGTCGTGACAAACTGGAGAGAGCCACAAATATCGACATCCTCCCTGATACCTTCCATTTCACAAAGGAGGCCCGTGAAATG GGTGTGATAGCTGCCATGCGTGATGGTTTCGGCTTCATCAAATGTGTGGACCGTGATGCCCGAATGTTCTTCCATTTCAGCGAAGTTCTGGAAGAGAGCCAACTGCACATTTCTGATGAGGTGGAATTCACTGTAGTCCCT GACATGCTGTCAGCCCAAAGGAACCATGCAGTGCGGATCAAAAAGCTGCCCAAGGGCACAGTGTCGTTCCACACTCAATCTGAGCTGCGTTTTATGGGAGTTGTGGAGAAAGAAGCTGTGCCTGCTACAACCAACAAGAACTCCAGCCCCAGCAAGGGCAAAGAGAAG GATGCAGAGGAAGGCTCGATTGCATATGAAGAGAGTGGAGTGAAGAGCACTATTCCCTACTATATTAAAGACCTGGAGGGAGGCGCTTACCCACAGCTTGGAGACAAG GTGGAGTTCTCCATCAGTGAGGTGAAACGCACCGGACAGCAAAGTGCTGTGTCCCTCAAGATCCTTAATCGTGCTGCTGGCACCAAGAGGCTCCTGGGATACATAGCAACACTGAAGGATAACTTCGGCTTCATAGAAACAGCCAATCATGATCAGGAAATTTTCTTCCACTACAG TGAGGTATGTGGGGATGTGGATAACATGGACCTGGGGGATACAGTGGAGTACACTCTCTCCAAGGGCAAAGGAAACAAAATCAGTGCTGAGAAGGTCACCAAAGTTGCAGCTG TGAATGGAGTAGAAGAGGATGCGAGTAATACCATGTTCCTGGGGAAAGTGGTTCGGCCCTTGCGCAGTGTGGACCCCTCTCAGAATGATTATCAAGGCCTTATCGAGATCACAGAGGAAG ACACTTCACCAGGAGTCAGTAAGGGTCAGAGTTATCCGTTCGGCATCGTTGGTATGGCCAATAAAGGTGACTGTCTGCAAAAGGGTGAGATGGTGAAATTTCAGTTGTGTACAGTGGCCCAGACAGGACAAAAGATGGCCTGCAACATTGTCCCTCAGCGTAGAGCCCTGGTGGAGTGCGTCAAAGATCAG TTTGGTTTCATCACATATGAAGTTGGAGAGAGCAAGAAGCTGTTTTTCCACGTCAAGGAGGTTCAAGATGGCCTGGAGCTCCAGGCCGGTGATGAAGTGGAGTTTTCAGTTATCCTGAACCAGCGGACAGGCAAATGCAGTGCCTGCAATGTTCGTAGAGTCAG tGAGGGTCCAAAACCAGTAGCAACACCTCGACCTGACCGACTGGTCAATCGCTTGAAGAGCATCACTCTTGATGACACCAACGCCCCCCGTCTTGTCATTATCAGACAGCCTCGTGGCCCAGATATTCAAAG GGCTTCAATGTAG
- the LOC113102074 gene encoding cold shock domain-containing protein E1-like isoform X1 codes for MGSPWKGFVEFTLPASPPAAFLSADLNSTSPIGLSLSPYGRSCLTSPYLHLKMEAFESPVAAPTPSTSSQPIPRSASVSCHASRASGGKKQKRTPLYQRSMSFDPSLLHNNGHGGFANGTSMGIRETGVVEKLLASYGFIQCSERQARLFFHCSQYNGNLQELKIGDDVEFEVSSDRRTGKPIAVKLVKIKAEMLPEERISGQVGPDLHASPLTVLHGFIHPVVSAIPSHLDGKSAPGQVPTGSVCYERNGEVFYLTYTPDDIEGNVTLDTGDKVNFYMESNKHTGAVSAHNIVLVKKKQSRCQGVVCATKEAFGFIERGDVVKEIFFHYSEFKGDLEALQAGDDVEFSIKERNGKEVATDVRLLPQGTVIFEDISIETFEGTVNKVIPKVPNKNQNDPLPGRISARINFTDKELLFGEKDSKSKVTLLEGDHVQFNISTDRRDKLERATNIDILPDTFHFTKEAREMGVIAAMRDGFGFIKCVDRDARMFFHFSEVLEESQLHISDEVEFTVVPDMLSAQRNHAVRIKKLPKGTVSFHTQSELRFMGVVEKEAVPATTNKNSSPSKGKEKVKVEKDAEEGSIAYEESGVKSTIPYYIKDLEGGAYPQLGDKVEFSISEVKRTGQQSAVSLKILNRAAGTKRLLGYIATLKDNFGFIETANHDQEIFFHYSEVCGDVDNMDLGDTVEYTLSKGKGNKISAEKVTKVAAVNGVEEDASNTMFLGKVVRPLRSVDPSQNDYQGLIEITEEDTSPGVSKGQSYPFGIVGMANKGDCLQKGEMVKFQLCTVAQTGQKMACNIVPQRRALVECVKDQFGFITYEVGESKKLFFHVKEVQDGLELQAGDEVEFSVILNQRTGKCSACNVRRVSEGPKPVATPRPDRLVNRLKSITLDDTNAPRLVIIRQPRGPDIQRASM; via the exons ATGGGTAGTCCCTGGAAAGGTTTTGTCGAGTTTACCTTGCCGGCATCGCCACCTGCAGCATTCCTTAGCGCTGACCTGAACAGCACCTCGCCCATCGGGCTCAGCCTGTCACCCTACGGCCGATCT TGTCTCACCTCCCCCTACCTTCACCTGAAGATGGAGGCCTTTGAAAGCCCTGTTGCTGCCCCCACCCCCTCCACCTCAAGTCAGCCAATCCCCCGCTCCGCCTCAGTCTCATGCCATGCGTCTCGTGCATCAGGGGGCAAAAAACAAAAGCGGACCCCTTTGTATCAGCGATCT ATGAGTTTTGACCCCAGTCTGCTGCATAATAATGGCCATGGTGGCTTTGCCAATGGAACGAGCATGGGAATTCGTGAGACTGGAGTGGTTGAAAAACTGCTAGCATCATACGGCTTCATTCAGTGCTCTGAGAGACAAGCCCGCCTCTTCTTCCACTGCTCTCAGTACAACGGCAACCTGCAGGAGCTGAAGATTGGAG ATGATGTGGAGTTTGAGGTGTCGTCTGATAGACGCACTGGCAAACCAATTGCGGTGAAGCTGGTAAAAATCAAGGCAGAAATGTTGCCAGAAGAGCGAATTTCTGGGCAGGTGGGGCCTGACTTGCACGCCTCTCCTTTAACTGTGCTGCATGGTTTTATTCATCCA GTAGTGTCAGCTATCCCCTCTCACTTGGACGGGAAGTCTGCACCTGGCCAAGTGCCCACGGGCAGTGTGTGTTATGAGAGAAACGGG GAAGTGTTTTATTTGACCTACACCCCTGACGATATAGAAGGAAATGTAACTTTAGATACCGGCGATAAAGTCAATTTTTACATGGAGTCCAACAAGCA cactGGTGCTGTTAGTGCTCACAACATTGTATTGGTAAAGAAGAAACAGTCAAGATGTCAGGGAGTTGTTTGTGCCACCAAG GAGGCCTTTGGATTCATTGAACGAGGAGATGTTGTGAAGGAGATCTTCTTCCACTACAGTGAGTTTAAAGGAGATCTGGAAGCTCTTCAAGCTGGAGATGATGTGGAATTCAGcattaaagaaagaaat GGCAAGGAAGTGGCCACAGATGTGAGACTGTTGCCTCAGGGTACCGTTATATTTGAGGACATCAGTATTGAGACTTTTGAGGGAACTGTCAACAAGGTTATTCCCAAGGTCCCCAACAAGAATCAG aATGACCCACTGCCTGGGCGAATCAGTGCCAGAATTAATTTCACTGACAAAGAGCTGCTATTCGGTGAGAAGGACAGCAAGTCCAAAGTGACGCTGCTTGAGGGCGACCATGTCCAGTTCAATATATCCACTGACCGTCGTGACAAACTGGAGAGAGCCACAAATATCGACATCCTCCCTGATACCTTCCATTTCACAAAGGAGGCCCGTGAAATG GGTGTGATAGCTGCCATGCGTGATGGTTTCGGCTTCATCAAATGTGTGGACCGTGATGCCCGAATGTTCTTCCATTTCAGCGAAGTTCTGGAAGAGAGCCAACTGCACATTTCTGATGAGGTGGAATTCACTGTAGTCCCT GACATGCTGTCAGCCCAAAGGAACCATGCAGTGCGGATCAAAAAGCTGCCCAAGGGCACAGTGTCGTTCCACACTCAATCTGAGCTGCGTTTTATGGGAGTTGTGGAGAAAGAAGCTGTGCCTGCTACAACCAACAAGAACTCCAGCCCCAGCAAGGGCAAAGAGAAG gtaaaagtTGAAAAG GATGCAGAGGAAGGCTCGATTGCATATGAAGAGAGTGGAGTGAAGAGCACTATTCCCTACTATATTAAAGACCTGGAGGGAGGCGCTTACCCACAGCTTGGAGACAAG GTGGAGTTCTCCATCAGTGAGGTGAAACGCACCGGACAGCAAAGTGCTGTGTCCCTCAAGATCCTTAATCGTGCTGCTGGCACCAAGAGGCTCCTGGGATACATAGCAACACTGAAGGATAACTTCGGCTTCATAGAAACAGCCAATCATGATCAGGAAATTTTCTTCCACTACAG TGAGGTATGTGGGGATGTGGATAACATGGACCTGGGGGATACAGTGGAGTACACTCTCTCCAAGGGCAAAGGAAACAAAATCAGTGCTGAGAAGGTCACCAAAGTTGCAGCTG TGAATGGAGTAGAAGAGGATGCGAGTAATACCATGTTCCTGGGGAAAGTGGTTCGGCCCTTGCGCAGTGTGGACCCCTCTCAGAATGATTATCAAGGCCTTATCGAGATCACAGAGGAAG ACACTTCACCAGGAGTCAGTAAGGGTCAGAGTTATCCGTTCGGCATCGTTGGTATGGCCAATAAAGGTGACTGTCTGCAAAAGGGTGAGATGGTGAAATTTCAGTTGTGTACAGTGGCCCAGACAGGACAAAAGATGGCCTGCAACATTGTCCCTCAGCGTAGAGCCCTGGTGGAGTGCGTCAAAGATCAG TTTGGTTTCATCACATATGAAGTTGGAGAGAGCAAGAAGCTGTTTTTCCACGTCAAGGAGGTTCAAGATGGCCTGGAGCTCCAGGCCGGTGATGAAGTGGAGTTTTCAGTTATCCTGAACCAGCGGACAGGCAAATGCAGTGCCTGCAATGTTCGTAGAGTCAG tGAGGGTCCAAAACCAGTAGCAACACCTCGACCTGACCGACTGGTCAATCGCTTGAAGAGCATCACTCTTGATGACACCAACGCCCCCCGTCTTGTCATTATCAGACAGCCTCGTGGCCCAGATATTCAAAG GGCTTCAATGTAG
- the LOC113102074 gene encoding cold shock domain-containing protein E1-like isoform X3: MGSPWKGFVEFTLPASPPAAFLSADLNSTSPIGLSLSPYGRSCLTSPYLHLKMEAFESPVAAPTPSTSSQPIPRSASVSCHASRASGGKKQKRTPLYQRSMSFDPSLLHNNGHGGFANGTSMGIRETGVVEKLLASYGFIQCSERQARLFFHCSQYNGNLQELKIGDDVEFEVSSDRRTGKPIAVKLVKIKAEMLPEERISGQVVSAIPSHLDGKSAPGQVPTGSVCYERNGEVFYLTYTPDDIEGNVTLDTGDKVNFYMESNKHTGAVSAHNIVLVKKKQSRCQGVVCATKEAFGFIERGDVVKEIFFHYSEFKGDLEALQAGDDVEFSIKERNGKEVATDVRLLPQGTVIFEDISIETFEGTVNKVIPKVPNKNQNDPLPGRISARINFTDKELLFGEKDSKSKVTLLEGDHVQFNISTDRRDKLERATNIDILPDTFHFTKEAREMGVIAAMRDGFGFIKCVDRDARMFFHFSEVLEESQLHISDEVEFTVVPDMLSAQRNHAVRIKKLPKGTVSFHTQSELRFMGVVEKEAVPATTNKNSSPSKGKEKVKVEKDAEEGSIAYEESGVKSTIPYYIKDLEGGAYPQLGDKVEFSISEVKRTGQQSAVSLKILNRAAGTKRLLGYIATLKDNFGFIETANHDQEIFFHYSEVCGDVDNMDLGDTVEYTLSKGKGNKISAEKVTKVAAVNGVEEDASNTMFLGKVVRPLRSVDPSQNDYQGLIEITEEDTSPGVSKGQSYPFGIVGMANKGDCLQKGEMVKFQLCTVAQTGQKMACNIVPQRRALVECVKDQFGFITYEVGESKKLFFHVKEVQDGLELQAGDEVEFSVILNQRTGKCSACNVRRVSEGPKPVATPRPDRLVNRLKSITLDDTNAPRLVIIRQPRGPDIQRASM; the protein is encoded by the exons ATGGGTAGTCCCTGGAAAGGTTTTGTCGAGTTTACCTTGCCGGCATCGCCACCTGCAGCATTCCTTAGCGCTGACCTGAACAGCACCTCGCCCATCGGGCTCAGCCTGTCACCCTACGGCCGATCT TGTCTCACCTCCCCCTACCTTCACCTGAAGATGGAGGCCTTTGAAAGCCCTGTTGCTGCCCCCACCCCCTCCACCTCAAGTCAGCCAATCCCCCGCTCCGCCTCAGTCTCATGCCATGCGTCTCGTGCATCAGGGGGCAAAAAACAAAAGCGGACCCCTTTGTATCAGCGATCT ATGAGTTTTGACCCCAGTCTGCTGCATAATAATGGCCATGGTGGCTTTGCCAATGGAACGAGCATGGGAATTCGTGAGACTGGAGTGGTTGAAAAACTGCTAGCATCATACGGCTTCATTCAGTGCTCTGAGAGACAAGCCCGCCTCTTCTTCCACTGCTCTCAGTACAACGGCAACCTGCAGGAGCTGAAGATTGGAG ATGATGTGGAGTTTGAGGTGTCGTCTGATAGACGCACTGGCAAACCAATTGCGGTGAAGCTGGTAAAAATCAAGGCAGAAATGTTGCCAGAAGAGCGAATTTCTGGGCAG GTAGTGTCAGCTATCCCCTCTCACTTGGACGGGAAGTCTGCACCTGGCCAAGTGCCCACGGGCAGTGTGTGTTATGAGAGAAACGGG GAAGTGTTTTATTTGACCTACACCCCTGACGATATAGAAGGAAATGTAACTTTAGATACCGGCGATAAAGTCAATTTTTACATGGAGTCCAACAAGCA cactGGTGCTGTTAGTGCTCACAACATTGTATTGGTAAAGAAGAAACAGTCAAGATGTCAGGGAGTTGTTTGTGCCACCAAG GAGGCCTTTGGATTCATTGAACGAGGAGATGTTGTGAAGGAGATCTTCTTCCACTACAGTGAGTTTAAAGGAGATCTGGAAGCTCTTCAAGCTGGAGATGATGTGGAATTCAGcattaaagaaagaaat GGCAAGGAAGTGGCCACAGATGTGAGACTGTTGCCTCAGGGTACCGTTATATTTGAGGACATCAGTATTGAGACTTTTGAGGGAACTGTCAACAAGGTTATTCCCAAGGTCCCCAACAAGAATCAG aATGACCCACTGCCTGGGCGAATCAGTGCCAGAATTAATTTCACTGACAAAGAGCTGCTATTCGGTGAGAAGGACAGCAAGTCCAAAGTGACGCTGCTTGAGGGCGACCATGTCCAGTTCAATATATCCACTGACCGTCGTGACAAACTGGAGAGAGCCACAAATATCGACATCCTCCCTGATACCTTCCATTTCACAAAGGAGGCCCGTGAAATG GGTGTGATAGCTGCCATGCGTGATGGTTTCGGCTTCATCAAATGTGTGGACCGTGATGCCCGAATGTTCTTCCATTTCAGCGAAGTTCTGGAAGAGAGCCAACTGCACATTTCTGATGAGGTGGAATTCACTGTAGTCCCT GACATGCTGTCAGCCCAAAGGAACCATGCAGTGCGGATCAAAAAGCTGCCCAAGGGCACAGTGTCGTTCCACACTCAATCTGAGCTGCGTTTTATGGGAGTTGTGGAGAAAGAAGCTGTGCCTGCTACAACCAACAAGAACTCCAGCCCCAGCAAGGGCAAAGAGAAG gtaaaagtTGAAAAG GATGCAGAGGAAGGCTCGATTGCATATGAAGAGAGTGGAGTGAAGAGCACTATTCCCTACTATATTAAAGACCTGGAGGGAGGCGCTTACCCACAGCTTGGAGACAAG GTGGAGTTCTCCATCAGTGAGGTGAAACGCACCGGACAGCAAAGTGCTGTGTCCCTCAAGATCCTTAATCGTGCTGCTGGCACCAAGAGGCTCCTGGGATACATAGCAACACTGAAGGATAACTTCGGCTTCATAGAAACAGCCAATCATGATCAGGAAATTTTCTTCCACTACAG TGAGGTATGTGGGGATGTGGATAACATGGACCTGGGGGATACAGTGGAGTACACTCTCTCCAAGGGCAAAGGAAACAAAATCAGTGCTGAGAAGGTCACCAAAGTTGCAGCTG TGAATGGAGTAGAAGAGGATGCGAGTAATACCATGTTCCTGGGGAAAGTGGTTCGGCCCTTGCGCAGTGTGGACCCCTCTCAGAATGATTATCAAGGCCTTATCGAGATCACAGAGGAAG ACACTTCACCAGGAGTCAGTAAGGGTCAGAGTTATCCGTTCGGCATCGTTGGTATGGCCAATAAAGGTGACTGTCTGCAAAAGGGTGAGATGGTGAAATTTCAGTTGTGTACAGTGGCCCAGACAGGACAAAAGATGGCCTGCAACATTGTCCCTCAGCGTAGAGCCCTGGTGGAGTGCGTCAAAGATCAG TTTGGTTTCATCACATATGAAGTTGGAGAGAGCAAGAAGCTGTTTTTCCACGTCAAGGAGGTTCAAGATGGCCTGGAGCTCCAGGCCGGTGATGAAGTGGAGTTTTCAGTTATCCTGAACCAGCGGACAGGCAAATGCAGTGCCTGCAATGTTCGTAGAGTCAG tGAGGGTCCAAAACCAGTAGCAACACCTCGACCTGACCGACTGGTCAATCGCTTGAAGAGCATCACTCTTGATGACACCAACGCCCCCCGTCTTGTCATTATCAGACAGCCTCGTGGCCCAGATATTCAAAG GGCTTCAATGTAG
- the LOC113102074 gene encoding cold shock domain-containing protein E1-like isoform X4 — translation MGSPWKGFVEFTLPASPPAAFLSADLNSTSPIGLSLSPYGRSCLTSPYLHLKMEAFESPVAAPTPSTSSQPIPRSASVSCHASRASGGKKQKRTPLYQRSMSFDPSLLHNNGHGGFANGTSMGIRETGVVEKLLASYGFIQCSERQARLFFHCSQYNGNLQELKIGDDVEFEVSSDRRTGKPIAVKLVKIKAEMLPEERISGQVVSAIPSHLDGKSAPGQVPTGSVCYERNGEVFYLTYTPDDIEGNVTLDTGDKVNFYMESNKHTGAVSAHNIVLVKKKQSRCQGVVCATKEAFGFIERGDVVKEIFFHYSEFKGDLEALQAGDDVEFSIKERNGKEVATDVRLLPQGTVIFEDISIETFEGTVNKVIPKVPNKNQNDPLPGRISARINFTDKELLFGEKDSKSKVTLLEGDHVQFNISTDRRDKLERATNIDILPDTFHFTKEAREMGVIAAMRDGFGFIKCVDRDARMFFHFSEVLEESQLHISDEVEFTVVPDMLSAQRNHAVRIKKLPKGTVSFHTQSELRFMGVVEKEAVPATTNKNSSPSKGKEKDAEEGSIAYEESGVKSTIPYYIKDLEGGAYPQLGDKVEFSISEVKRTGQQSAVSLKILNRAAGTKRLLGYIATLKDNFGFIETANHDQEIFFHYSEVCGDVDNMDLGDTVEYTLSKGKGNKISAEKVTKVAAVNGVEEDASNTMFLGKVVRPLRSVDPSQNDYQGLIEITEEDTSPGVSKGQSYPFGIVGMANKGDCLQKGEMVKFQLCTVAQTGQKMACNIVPQRRALVECVKDQFGFITYEVGESKKLFFHVKEVQDGLELQAGDEVEFSVILNQRTGKCSACNVRRVSEGPKPVATPRPDRLVNRLKSITLDDTNAPRLVIIRQPRGPDIQRASM, via the exons ATGGGTAGTCCCTGGAAAGGTTTTGTCGAGTTTACCTTGCCGGCATCGCCACCTGCAGCATTCCTTAGCGCTGACCTGAACAGCACCTCGCCCATCGGGCTCAGCCTGTCACCCTACGGCCGATCT TGTCTCACCTCCCCCTACCTTCACCTGAAGATGGAGGCCTTTGAAAGCCCTGTTGCTGCCCCCACCCCCTCCACCTCAAGTCAGCCAATCCCCCGCTCCGCCTCAGTCTCATGCCATGCGTCTCGTGCATCAGGGGGCAAAAAACAAAAGCGGACCCCTTTGTATCAGCGATCT ATGAGTTTTGACCCCAGTCTGCTGCATAATAATGGCCATGGTGGCTTTGCCAATGGAACGAGCATGGGAATTCGTGAGACTGGAGTGGTTGAAAAACTGCTAGCATCATACGGCTTCATTCAGTGCTCTGAGAGACAAGCCCGCCTCTTCTTCCACTGCTCTCAGTACAACGGCAACCTGCAGGAGCTGAAGATTGGAG ATGATGTGGAGTTTGAGGTGTCGTCTGATAGACGCACTGGCAAACCAATTGCGGTGAAGCTGGTAAAAATCAAGGCAGAAATGTTGCCAGAAGAGCGAATTTCTGGGCAG GTAGTGTCAGCTATCCCCTCTCACTTGGACGGGAAGTCTGCACCTGGCCAAGTGCCCACGGGCAGTGTGTGTTATGAGAGAAACGGG GAAGTGTTTTATTTGACCTACACCCCTGACGATATAGAAGGAAATGTAACTTTAGATACCGGCGATAAAGTCAATTTTTACATGGAGTCCAACAAGCA cactGGTGCTGTTAGTGCTCACAACATTGTATTGGTAAAGAAGAAACAGTCAAGATGTCAGGGAGTTGTTTGTGCCACCAAG GAGGCCTTTGGATTCATTGAACGAGGAGATGTTGTGAAGGAGATCTTCTTCCACTACAGTGAGTTTAAAGGAGATCTGGAAGCTCTTCAAGCTGGAGATGATGTGGAATTCAGcattaaagaaagaaat GGCAAGGAAGTGGCCACAGATGTGAGACTGTTGCCTCAGGGTACCGTTATATTTGAGGACATCAGTATTGAGACTTTTGAGGGAACTGTCAACAAGGTTATTCCCAAGGTCCCCAACAAGAATCAG aATGACCCACTGCCTGGGCGAATCAGTGCCAGAATTAATTTCACTGACAAAGAGCTGCTATTCGGTGAGAAGGACAGCAAGTCCAAAGTGACGCTGCTTGAGGGCGACCATGTCCAGTTCAATATATCCACTGACCGTCGTGACAAACTGGAGAGAGCCACAAATATCGACATCCTCCCTGATACCTTCCATTTCACAAAGGAGGCCCGTGAAATG GGTGTGATAGCTGCCATGCGTGATGGTTTCGGCTTCATCAAATGTGTGGACCGTGATGCCCGAATGTTCTTCCATTTCAGCGAAGTTCTGGAAGAGAGCCAACTGCACATTTCTGATGAGGTGGAATTCACTGTAGTCCCT GACATGCTGTCAGCCCAAAGGAACCATGCAGTGCGGATCAAAAAGCTGCCCAAGGGCACAGTGTCGTTCCACACTCAATCTGAGCTGCGTTTTATGGGAGTTGTGGAGAAAGAAGCTGTGCCTGCTACAACCAACAAGAACTCCAGCCCCAGCAAGGGCAAAGAGAAG GATGCAGAGGAAGGCTCGATTGCATATGAAGAGAGTGGAGTGAAGAGCACTATTCCCTACTATATTAAAGACCTGGAGGGAGGCGCTTACCCACAGCTTGGAGACAAG GTGGAGTTCTCCATCAGTGAGGTGAAACGCACCGGACAGCAAAGTGCTGTGTCCCTCAAGATCCTTAATCGTGCTGCTGGCACCAAGAGGCTCCTGGGATACATAGCAACACTGAAGGATAACTTCGGCTTCATAGAAACAGCCAATCATGATCAGGAAATTTTCTTCCACTACAG TGAGGTATGTGGGGATGTGGATAACATGGACCTGGGGGATACAGTGGAGTACACTCTCTCCAAGGGCAAAGGAAACAAAATCAGTGCTGAGAAGGTCACCAAAGTTGCAGCTG TGAATGGAGTAGAAGAGGATGCGAGTAATACCATGTTCCTGGGGAAAGTGGTTCGGCCCTTGCGCAGTGTGGACCCCTCTCAGAATGATTATCAAGGCCTTATCGAGATCACAGAGGAAG ACACTTCACCAGGAGTCAGTAAGGGTCAGAGTTATCCGTTCGGCATCGTTGGTATGGCCAATAAAGGTGACTGTCTGCAAAAGGGTGAGATGGTGAAATTTCAGTTGTGTACAGTGGCCCAGACAGGACAAAAGATGGCCTGCAACATTGTCCCTCAGCGTAGAGCCCTGGTGGAGTGCGTCAAAGATCAG TTTGGTTTCATCACATATGAAGTTGGAGAGAGCAAGAAGCTGTTTTTCCACGTCAAGGAGGTTCAAGATGGCCTGGAGCTCCAGGCCGGTGATGAAGTGGAGTTTTCAGTTATCCTGAACCAGCGGACAGGCAAATGCAGTGCCTGCAATGTTCGTAGAGTCAG tGAGGGTCCAAAACCAGTAGCAACACCTCGACCTGACCGACTGGTCAATCGCTTGAAGAGCATCACTCTTGATGACACCAACGCCCCCCGTCTTGTCATTATCAGACAGCCTCGTGGCCCAGATATTCAAAG GGCTTCAATGTAG